From a single Bufo bufo chromosome 9, aBufBuf1.1, whole genome shotgun sequence genomic region:
- the QRICH1 gene encoding glutamine-rich protein 1 isoform X3 produces the protein MNNSLENAITFEEYVRMKARTVPQHRMKEFLDSLAAKGPDALQEFHQPPTSTMVYQQGVNCIYTDSTEVAGSLLELACPVTTSVQQQNQQEQQIQVQSHQVQVQQSPQHVTAQQLSPQLSVHQSNEHQIQSQTAQNAQTIQTQVAQIQVQHVQPGQQMQSTDLQDDHIQHQQIQAHLVGGQSVGGGIQIQTVGALSPSPSQQGSPREGERRSSTSSVLQPVKKRKVDMPITLSYAISGQPVAAVLAIPQGQQQSYVSLRPDLLTVDSAHLYGATGTITSPTGETWTIPVYSANTRSDLQQQNITHIAIPQEAYNAVHVTGSPTTMTAVKLEDEKDKMVKNHEEVVQTLANSLFPAQFMNGNIHIPVAVQAVAGAYQNTAQTVHIWDPQQQAALHEQVQQQQQHSLQSQQVAEVEPQQQHSPEMMLPNILKPEEGLEVWKHWAQTKNSELEKDSQNRLAPIGRRQLLRFQEDLISSAVAELNYGLCLMTKEARNGEGEPYDADVLYYIFLCIQKYLCENGRVDDIFSDPYYIRFTEWFHQALKTFQPRVTPLGFLIPSHVTEEMLWECKQLGAHSPATLLTTLMFFNTKYFLLKTVDQHMRLAFSKVLRQTKKNPSNPKDKSTSIRYLKALGIHQTGQQKGFPVTDESYAEQTENSENPLRCPIKLYDFYLFKCPQSVKGRNDTFYLTPEPVVAPNSPIWYSTQPISRDQMEQMLTRILIVREIQEAIVVASATNMH, from the exons ATGAATAATTCTCTGGAAAACGCCATTACGTTCGAAGAGTATGTCCGCATGAAAGCCCGTACGGTCCCACAACACAGGATGAAGGAATTCCTAGACTCTTTGGCTGCGAAAGGGCCGGACGCCTTGCAAGAATTCCATCAGCCCCCTACCAGCACCATGGTGTATCAGCAGGGAGTGAACTGTATCTACACAGACAGTACCGAAGTGGCCGGATCGCTGCTGGAGCTGGCATGCCCCGTGACCACCAGTGTCCAGCAACAGAACCAGCAAGAACAGCAAATCCAGGTCCAATCCCATCAGGTGCAG gtgCAGCAATCCCCGCAGCATGTGACTGCCCAGCAGCTCTCTCCACAGCTCAGTGTCCACCAGTCCAATGAGCATCAGATCCAATCTCAAACGGCACAAAACgcacagacaatacagactcAGGTGGCTCAGATCCAGGTGCAGCATGTTCAACCTGGCCAGCAGATGCAGTCCACGGACCTCCAGGATGACCATATACAACACCAACAGATTCAGGCGCATCTGGTGGGGGGACAGTCGGTAGGCGGTGGAATTCAGATACAAACAGTGGGTGCTCTTTCACCATCACCCTCACAGCAGGGCTCTCCGAGAGAAGGGGAGCGTCGGTCTAGCACTTCAAGCGTCCTTCAGCCTGTAAAGAAACGTAAGGTGGACATGCCTATTACTTTGTCATATGCAATATCAGGGCAGCCAGTTGCAGCCGTGCTTGCAATACCACAAGGCCAGCAGCAAAGTTATGTTTCCCTGAGGCCAGACTTGCTGACAGTGGACAGCGCTCACTTATATGGAGCCACAGGCACCATTACAAGCCCAACAGGAGAGACTTGGACCATCCCGGTTTATTCAGCAAACACCCGCAGTGATTTGCAACAGCAAAACATAACCCACATTGCCATCCCGCAAGAGGCCTATAATGCCGTCCATGTAACAGGCTCCCCCACCACCATGACTGCTGTAAAATTAGAGGATGAGAAGGACAAAATGGTAAAAAACCACGAGGAAGTCGTTCAGACTCTGGCAAACTCCCTTTTCCCGGCTCAGTTTATGAATGGGAATATCCACATTCCGGTAGCGGTTCAGGCTGTGGCAGGGGCATATCAGAATACAGCACAGACTGTCCACATATGGGACCCTCAGCAGCAGGCGGCGCTACACGAGCAGGTCCAGCAACAACAGCAGCATTCACTACAG AGTCAACAGGTTGCGGAGGTTGAGCCACAACAACAGCACTCCCCGGAAATGATGCTACCAAATATTTTGAAACCAGAAGAGGGTTTGGAAGTTTGGAAGCATTGGGCTCAGACAAAGAACTCCGAACTGGAAAAGGACTCTCAAAACAGACTGGCACCAATAGGAC GACGCCAGCTGTTGAGGTTTCAGGAAGATCTCATATCGTCTGCAGTTGCAGAGTTGAATTATGGATTATGTCTTATGACAAAGGAAGCTCGCAATGGCGAAGGAGAACCCTATGACGCAGACGTCCTCTATTATATTTTCCTTTGTATTCAGAAG TACCTTTGTGAAAATGGAAGGGTAGACGATATATTTTCCGATCCTTACTACATCAGGTTCACAGAATGGTTTCATCAAGCTCTAAAGACATTTCAGCCAAGAGTTACACCCCTTG gTTTTCTCATTCCCAGCCAtgtgacagaagagatgctgtgGGAGTGCAAACAGTTGGGTGCCCACTCTCCTGCCACATTACTAACTACACTGATGTTTTTTAACACAAA GTATTTTTTGTTGAAAACCGTTGACCAGCACATGAGATTGGCTTTCTCTAAGGTTCTGAGACAAACGAAGAAGAATCCATCAAACCCAAAGGATAAAAGCACCAGCATCCGATACCTTAAGGCCTTGGGCATCCACCAGACCGGGCAGCAGAAAG GCTTCCCAGTTACAGATGAGTCGTACGCAGAGCAAACCGAGAATTCCGAAAATCCACTGCGATGCCCCATTAAACTTTATGATTTCTACCTCTTCAAATG
- the QRICH1 gene encoding glutamine-rich protein 1 isoform X2, whose amino-acid sequence MNNSLENAITFEEYVRMKARTVPQHRMKEFLDSLAAKGPDALQEFHQPPTSTMVYQQGVNCIYTDSTEVAGSLLELACPVTTSVQQQNQQEQQIQVQSHQIPDVLIRPWIHHLAPQPNRINLSPEGSQDSGISEDLLVQQSPQHVTAQQLSPQLSVHQSNEHQIQSQTAQNAQTIQTQVAQIQVQHVQPGQQMQSTDLQDDHIQHQQIQAHLVGGQSVGGGIQIQTVGALSPSPSQQGSPREGERRSSTSSVLQPVKKRKVDMPITLSYAISGQPVAAVLAIPQGQQQSYVSLRPDLLTVDSAHLYGATGTITSPTGETWTIPVYSANTRSDLQQQNITHIAIPQEAYNAVHVTGSPTTMTAVKLEDEKDKMVKNHEEVVQTLANSLFPAQFMNGNIHIPVAVQAVAGAYQNTAQTVHIWDPQQQAALHEQVQQQQQHSLQSQQVAEVEPQQQHSPEMMLPNILKPEEGLEVWKHWAQTKNSELEKDSQNRLAPIGRRQLLRFQEDLISSAVAELNYGLCLMTKEARNGEGEPYDADVLYYIFLCIQKYLCENGRVDDIFSDPYYIRFTEWFHQALKTFQPRVTPLGFLIPSHVTEEMLWECKQLGAHSPATLLTTLMFFNTKYFLLKTVDQHMRLAFSKVLRQTKKNPSNPKDKSTSIRYLKALGIHQTGQQKGFPVTDESYAEQTENSENPLRCPIKLYDFYLFKCPQSVKGRNDTFYLTPEPVVAPNSPIWYSTQPISRDQMEQMLTRILIVREIQEAIVVASATNMH is encoded by the exons ATGAATAATTCTCTGGAAAACGCCATTACGTTCGAAGAGTATGTCCGCATGAAAGCCCGTACGGTCCCACAACACAGGATGAAGGAATTCCTAGACTCTTTGGCTGCGAAAGGGCCGGACGCCTTGCAAGAATTCCATCAGCCCCCTACCAGCACCATGGTGTATCAGCAGGGAGTGAACTGTATCTACACAGACAGTACCGAAGTGGCCGGATCGCTGCTGGAGCTGGCATGCCCCGTGACCACCAGTGTCCAGCAACAGAACCAGCAAGAACAGCAAATCCAGGTCCAATCCCATCAG ATTCCCGACGTGCTCATCCGACCTTGGATCCACCACCTTGCCCCTCAGCCGAATCGAATCAACCTCTCCCCCGAGGGGTCACAGGACTCTGGTATTTCAGAAGATTTGTTG gtgCAGCAATCCCCGCAGCATGTGACTGCCCAGCAGCTCTCTCCACAGCTCAGTGTCCACCAGTCCAATGAGCATCAGATCCAATCTCAAACGGCACAAAACgcacagacaatacagactcAGGTGGCTCAGATCCAGGTGCAGCATGTTCAACCTGGCCAGCAGATGCAGTCCACGGACCTCCAGGATGACCATATACAACACCAACAGATTCAGGCGCATCTGGTGGGGGGACAGTCGGTAGGCGGTGGAATTCAGATACAAACAGTGGGTGCTCTTTCACCATCACCCTCACAGCAGGGCTCTCCGAGAGAAGGGGAGCGTCGGTCTAGCACTTCAAGCGTCCTTCAGCCTGTAAAGAAACGTAAGGTGGACATGCCTATTACTTTGTCATATGCAATATCAGGGCAGCCAGTTGCAGCCGTGCTTGCAATACCACAAGGCCAGCAGCAAAGTTATGTTTCCCTGAGGCCAGACTTGCTGACAGTGGACAGCGCTCACTTATATGGAGCCACAGGCACCATTACAAGCCCAACAGGAGAGACTTGGACCATCCCGGTTTATTCAGCAAACACCCGCAGTGATTTGCAACAGCAAAACATAACCCACATTGCCATCCCGCAAGAGGCCTATAATGCCGTCCATGTAACAGGCTCCCCCACCACCATGACTGCTGTAAAATTAGAGGATGAGAAGGACAAAATGGTAAAAAACCACGAGGAAGTCGTTCAGACTCTGGCAAACTCCCTTTTCCCGGCTCAGTTTATGAATGGGAATATCCACATTCCGGTAGCGGTTCAGGCTGTGGCAGGGGCATATCAGAATACAGCACAGACTGTCCACATATGGGACCCTCAGCAGCAGGCGGCGCTACACGAGCAGGTCCAGCAACAACAGCAGCATTCACTACAG AGTCAACAGGTTGCGGAGGTTGAGCCACAACAACAGCACTCCCCGGAAATGATGCTACCAAATATTTTGAAACCAGAAGAGGGTTTGGAAGTTTGGAAGCATTGGGCTCAGACAAAGAACTCCGAACTGGAAAAGGACTCTCAAAACAGACTGGCACCAATAGGAC GACGCCAGCTGTTGAGGTTTCAGGAAGATCTCATATCGTCTGCAGTTGCAGAGTTGAATTATGGATTATGTCTTATGACAAAGGAAGCTCGCAATGGCGAAGGAGAACCCTATGACGCAGACGTCCTCTATTATATTTTCCTTTGTATTCAGAAG TACCTTTGTGAAAATGGAAGGGTAGACGATATATTTTCCGATCCTTACTACATCAGGTTCACAGAATGGTTTCATCAAGCTCTAAAGACATTTCAGCCAAGAGTTACACCCCTTG gTTTTCTCATTCCCAGCCAtgtgacagaagagatgctgtgGGAGTGCAAACAGTTGGGTGCCCACTCTCCTGCCACATTACTAACTACACTGATGTTTTTTAACACAAA GTATTTTTTGTTGAAAACCGTTGACCAGCACATGAGATTGGCTTTCTCTAAGGTTCTGAGACAAACGAAGAAGAATCCATCAAACCCAAAGGATAAAAGCACCAGCATCCGATACCTTAAGGCCTTGGGCATCCACCAGACCGGGCAGCAGAAAG GCTTCCCAGTTACAGATGAGTCGTACGCAGAGCAAACCGAGAATTCCGAAAATCCACTGCGATGCCCCATTAAACTTTATGATTTCTACCTCTTCAAATG
- the QRICH1 gene encoding glutamine-rich protein 1 isoform X4, whose product MNNSLENAITFEEYVRMKARTVPQHRMKEFLDSLAAKGPDALQEFHQPPTSTMVYQQGVNCIYTDSTEVAGSLLELACPVTTSVQQQNQQEQQIQVQSHQVQQSPQHVTAQQLSPQLSVHQSNEHQIQSQTAQNAQTIQTQVAQIQVQHVQPGQQMQSTDLQDDHIQHQQIQAHLVGGQSVGGGIQIQTVGALSPSPSQQGSPREGERRSSTSSVLQPVKKRKVDMPITLSYAISGQPVAAVLAIPQGQQQSYVSLRPDLLTVDSAHLYGATGTITSPTGETWTIPVYSANTRSDLQQQNITHIAIPQEAYNAVHVTGSPTTMTAVKLEDEKDKMVKNHEEVVQTLANSLFPAQFMNGNIHIPVAVQAVAGAYQNTAQTVHIWDPQQQAALHEQVQQQQQHSLQSQQVAEVEPQQQHSPEMMLPNILKPEEGLEVWKHWAQTKNSELEKDSQNRLAPIGRRQLLRFQEDLISSAVAELNYGLCLMTKEARNGEGEPYDADVLYYIFLCIQKYLCENGRVDDIFSDPYYIRFTEWFHQALKTFQPRVTPLGFLIPSHVTEEMLWECKQLGAHSPATLLTTLMFFNTKYFLLKTVDQHMRLAFSKVLRQTKKNPSNPKDKSTSIRYLKALGIHQTGQQKGFPVTDESYAEQTENSENPLRCPIKLYDFYLFKCPQSVKGRNDTFYLTPEPVVAPNSPIWYSTQPISRDQMEQMLTRILIVREIQEAIVVASATNMH is encoded by the exons ATGAATAATTCTCTGGAAAACGCCATTACGTTCGAAGAGTATGTCCGCATGAAAGCCCGTACGGTCCCACAACACAGGATGAAGGAATTCCTAGACTCTTTGGCTGCGAAAGGGCCGGACGCCTTGCAAGAATTCCATCAGCCCCCTACCAGCACCATGGTGTATCAGCAGGGAGTGAACTGTATCTACACAGACAGTACCGAAGTGGCCGGATCGCTGCTGGAGCTGGCATGCCCCGTGACCACCAGTGTCCAGCAACAGAACCAGCAAGAACAGCAAATCCAGGTCCAATCCCATCAG gtgCAGCAATCCCCGCAGCATGTGACTGCCCAGCAGCTCTCTCCACAGCTCAGTGTCCACCAGTCCAATGAGCATCAGATCCAATCTCAAACGGCACAAAACgcacagacaatacagactcAGGTGGCTCAGATCCAGGTGCAGCATGTTCAACCTGGCCAGCAGATGCAGTCCACGGACCTCCAGGATGACCATATACAACACCAACAGATTCAGGCGCATCTGGTGGGGGGACAGTCGGTAGGCGGTGGAATTCAGATACAAACAGTGGGTGCTCTTTCACCATCACCCTCACAGCAGGGCTCTCCGAGAGAAGGGGAGCGTCGGTCTAGCACTTCAAGCGTCCTTCAGCCTGTAAAGAAACGTAAGGTGGACATGCCTATTACTTTGTCATATGCAATATCAGGGCAGCCAGTTGCAGCCGTGCTTGCAATACCACAAGGCCAGCAGCAAAGTTATGTTTCCCTGAGGCCAGACTTGCTGACAGTGGACAGCGCTCACTTATATGGAGCCACAGGCACCATTACAAGCCCAACAGGAGAGACTTGGACCATCCCGGTTTATTCAGCAAACACCCGCAGTGATTTGCAACAGCAAAACATAACCCACATTGCCATCCCGCAAGAGGCCTATAATGCCGTCCATGTAACAGGCTCCCCCACCACCATGACTGCTGTAAAATTAGAGGATGAGAAGGACAAAATGGTAAAAAACCACGAGGAAGTCGTTCAGACTCTGGCAAACTCCCTTTTCCCGGCTCAGTTTATGAATGGGAATATCCACATTCCGGTAGCGGTTCAGGCTGTGGCAGGGGCATATCAGAATACAGCACAGACTGTCCACATATGGGACCCTCAGCAGCAGGCGGCGCTACACGAGCAGGTCCAGCAACAACAGCAGCATTCACTACAG AGTCAACAGGTTGCGGAGGTTGAGCCACAACAACAGCACTCCCCGGAAATGATGCTACCAAATATTTTGAAACCAGAAGAGGGTTTGGAAGTTTGGAAGCATTGGGCTCAGACAAAGAACTCCGAACTGGAAAAGGACTCTCAAAACAGACTGGCACCAATAGGAC GACGCCAGCTGTTGAGGTTTCAGGAAGATCTCATATCGTCTGCAGTTGCAGAGTTGAATTATGGATTATGTCTTATGACAAAGGAAGCTCGCAATGGCGAAGGAGAACCCTATGACGCAGACGTCCTCTATTATATTTTCCTTTGTATTCAGAAG TACCTTTGTGAAAATGGAAGGGTAGACGATATATTTTCCGATCCTTACTACATCAGGTTCACAGAATGGTTTCATCAAGCTCTAAAGACATTTCAGCCAAGAGTTACACCCCTTG gTTTTCTCATTCCCAGCCAtgtgacagaagagatgctgtgGGAGTGCAAACAGTTGGGTGCCCACTCTCCTGCCACATTACTAACTACACTGATGTTTTTTAACACAAA GTATTTTTTGTTGAAAACCGTTGACCAGCACATGAGATTGGCTTTCTCTAAGGTTCTGAGACAAACGAAGAAGAATCCATCAAACCCAAAGGATAAAAGCACCAGCATCCGATACCTTAAGGCCTTGGGCATCCACCAGACCGGGCAGCAGAAAG GCTTCCCAGTTACAGATGAGTCGTACGCAGAGCAAACCGAGAATTCCGAAAATCCACTGCGATGCCCCATTAAACTTTATGATTTCTACCTCTTCAAATG
- the QRICH1 gene encoding glutamine-rich protein 1 isoform X1: MNNSLENAITFEEYVRMKARTVPQHRMKEFLDSLAAKGPDALQEFHQPPTSTMVYQQGVNCIYTDSTEVAGSLLELACPVTTSVQQQNQQEQQIQVQSHQVQIPDVLIRPWIHHLAPQPNRINLSPEGSQDSGISEDLLVQQSPQHVTAQQLSPQLSVHQSNEHQIQSQTAQNAQTIQTQVAQIQVQHVQPGQQMQSTDLQDDHIQHQQIQAHLVGGQSVGGGIQIQTVGALSPSPSQQGSPREGERRSSTSSVLQPVKKRKVDMPITLSYAISGQPVAAVLAIPQGQQQSYVSLRPDLLTVDSAHLYGATGTITSPTGETWTIPVYSANTRSDLQQQNITHIAIPQEAYNAVHVTGSPTTMTAVKLEDEKDKMVKNHEEVVQTLANSLFPAQFMNGNIHIPVAVQAVAGAYQNTAQTVHIWDPQQQAALHEQVQQQQQHSLQSQQVAEVEPQQQHSPEMMLPNILKPEEGLEVWKHWAQTKNSELEKDSQNRLAPIGRRQLLRFQEDLISSAVAELNYGLCLMTKEARNGEGEPYDADVLYYIFLCIQKYLCENGRVDDIFSDPYYIRFTEWFHQALKTFQPRVTPLGFLIPSHVTEEMLWECKQLGAHSPATLLTTLMFFNTKYFLLKTVDQHMRLAFSKVLRQTKKNPSNPKDKSTSIRYLKALGIHQTGQQKGFPVTDESYAEQTENSENPLRCPIKLYDFYLFKCPQSVKGRNDTFYLTPEPVVAPNSPIWYSTQPISRDQMEQMLTRILIVREIQEAIVVASATNMH; this comes from the exons ATGAATAATTCTCTGGAAAACGCCATTACGTTCGAAGAGTATGTCCGCATGAAAGCCCGTACGGTCCCACAACACAGGATGAAGGAATTCCTAGACTCTTTGGCTGCGAAAGGGCCGGACGCCTTGCAAGAATTCCATCAGCCCCCTACCAGCACCATGGTGTATCAGCAGGGAGTGAACTGTATCTACACAGACAGTACCGAAGTGGCCGGATCGCTGCTGGAGCTGGCATGCCCCGTGACCACCAGTGTCCAGCAACAGAACCAGCAAGAACAGCAAATCCAGGTCCAATCCCATCAGGTGCAG ATTCCCGACGTGCTCATCCGACCTTGGATCCACCACCTTGCCCCTCAGCCGAATCGAATCAACCTCTCCCCCGAGGGGTCACAGGACTCTGGTATTTCAGAAGATTTGTTG gtgCAGCAATCCCCGCAGCATGTGACTGCCCAGCAGCTCTCTCCACAGCTCAGTGTCCACCAGTCCAATGAGCATCAGATCCAATCTCAAACGGCACAAAACgcacagacaatacagactcAGGTGGCTCAGATCCAGGTGCAGCATGTTCAACCTGGCCAGCAGATGCAGTCCACGGACCTCCAGGATGACCATATACAACACCAACAGATTCAGGCGCATCTGGTGGGGGGACAGTCGGTAGGCGGTGGAATTCAGATACAAACAGTGGGTGCTCTTTCACCATCACCCTCACAGCAGGGCTCTCCGAGAGAAGGGGAGCGTCGGTCTAGCACTTCAAGCGTCCTTCAGCCTGTAAAGAAACGTAAGGTGGACATGCCTATTACTTTGTCATATGCAATATCAGGGCAGCCAGTTGCAGCCGTGCTTGCAATACCACAAGGCCAGCAGCAAAGTTATGTTTCCCTGAGGCCAGACTTGCTGACAGTGGACAGCGCTCACTTATATGGAGCCACAGGCACCATTACAAGCCCAACAGGAGAGACTTGGACCATCCCGGTTTATTCAGCAAACACCCGCAGTGATTTGCAACAGCAAAACATAACCCACATTGCCATCCCGCAAGAGGCCTATAATGCCGTCCATGTAACAGGCTCCCCCACCACCATGACTGCTGTAAAATTAGAGGATGAGAAGGACAAAATGGTAAAAAACCACGAGGAAGTCGTTCAGACTCTGGCAAACTCCCTTTTCCCGGCTCAGTTTATGAATGGGAATATCCACATTCCGGTAGCGGTTCAGGCTGTGGCAGGGGCATATCAGAATACAGCACAGACTGTCCACATATGGGACCCTCAGCAGCAGGCGGCGCTACACGAGCAGGTCCAGCAACAACAGCAGCATTCACTACAG AGTCAACAGGTTGCGGAGGTTGAGCCACAACAACAGCACTCCCCGGAAATGATGCTACCAAATATTTTGAAACCAGAAGAGGGTTTGGAAGTTTGGAAGCATTGGGCTCAGACAAAGAACTCCGAACTGGAAAAGGACTCTCAAAACAGACTGGCACCAATAGGAC GACGCCAGCTGTTGAGGTTTCAGGAAGATCTCATATCGTCTGCAGTTGCAGAGTTGAATTATGGATTATGTCTTATGACAAAGGAAGCTCGCAATGGCGAAGGAGAACCCTATGACGCAGACGTCCTCTATTATATTTTCCTTTGTATTCAGAAG TACCTTTGTGAAAATGGAAGGGTAGACGATATATTTTCCGATCCTTACTACATCAGGTTCACAGAATGGTTTCATCAAGCTCTAAAGACATTTCAGCCAAGAGTTACACCCCTTG gTTTTCTCATTCCCAGCCAtgtgacagaagagatgctgtgGGAGTGCAAACAGTTGGGTGCCCACTCTCCTGCCACATTACTAACTACACTGATGTTTTTTAACACAAA GTATTTTTTGTTGAAAACCGTTGACCAGCACATGAGATTGGCTTTCTCTAAGGTTCTGAGACAAACGAAGAAGAATCCATCAAACCCAAAGGATAAAAGCACCAGCATCCGATACCTTAAGGCCTTGGGCATCCACCAGACCGGGCAGCAGAAAG GCTTCCCAGTTACAGATGAGTCGTACGCAGAGCAAACCGAGAATTCCGAAAATCCACTGCGATGCCCCATTAAACTTTATGATTTCTACCTCTTCAAATG